In one Pseudomonas fitomaticsae genomic region, the following are encoded:
- a CDS encoding ATP phosphoribosyltransferase regulatory subunit — protein MATVDRWLLPDGIEEVLPPEAARIEVARRQVLDLFQSWGYEFVVTPHIEYLESLLTGAGQDLDLRTFKVIDPQSGRQMGFRADITPQVARIDAHTLRREGPSRLCYAGSVLHAQPRALSSSRSPIQLGAELYGDASPSSDVEVISLMLAMLQLADVPDVHMDLGHVGIYRGLAQAAGLSGEVEQQLFDALQRKAIDEVITLTEGLPADLSGMLRALVDLCGGREVLTAARERLANAPAPVLAALEDLLAIAERLSARFPELPLYFDLGELRGYHYHTGVVFAVFVPGVGQSIAQGGRYDDIGADFGRARPATGFSTDLKTLVTLGRAEIELPSGGIWMPDSTDAALWQQVCQLRSEGQRVVQALPGQPLAAARDADCDRQLIQQNGLWQVSPLAS, from the coding sequence ATGGCAACGGTAGACCGCTGGCTGCTGCCAGATGGCATCGAAGAAGTACTGCCACCGGAAGCGGCGCGCATTGAAGTCGCGCGTCGTCAGGTGTTGGATCTGTTCCAGAGCTGGGGTTACGAGTTTGTCGTGACTCCCCATATCGAGTACCTGGAATCCCTGCTGACCGGCGCGGGCCAGGACCTGGATCTGCGTACCTTCAAGGTCATCGACCCGCAATCGGGCCGGCAGATGGGTTTCCGTGCCGACATCACGCCGCAAGTGGCGCGCATCGATGCGCACACCCTGCGTCGCGAAGGCCCGAGCCGTCTGTGCTACGCCGGCAGCGTGCTGCATGCCCAGCCGCGTGCCTTGTCGTCCTCGCGCAGCCCGATCCAGCTGGGCGCCGAGTTGTACGGCGATGCCAGCCCGAGCAGCGACGTCGAAGTCATCAGCCTGATGCTGGCCATGCTGCAACTGGCCGACGTGCCGGACGTGCACATGGACCTGGGACATGTCGGCATCTACCGCGGTCTGGCCCAGGCGGCCGGTCTGTCGGGTGAAGTCGAACAGCAGTTGTTCGATGCGTTGCAACGCAAGGCCATCGATGAGGTCATTACCTTGACCGAAGGCCTGCCGGCCGATCTGTCCGGCATGCTGCGCGCGCTGGTCGACCTGTGTGGCGGCCGTGAAGTGCTGACCGCTGCCCGCGAGCGTCTGGCCAATGCGCCGGCGCCGGTACTGGCGGCGCTGGAAGATTTGCTGGCGATCGCCGAGCGTCTGTCGGCGCGCTTCCCGGAGCTGCCGCTGTACTTCGACCTGGGCGAGCTGCGCGGTTATCACTACCACACCGGTGTGGTGTTCGCGGTGTTCGTGCCGGGTGTTGGCCAGTCCATCGCCCAGGGCGGTCGCTACGACGACATCGGCGCCGACTTCGGTCGTGCCCGTCCGGCCACCGGCTTCTCCACCGATTTGAAAACCCTGGTGACCCTGGGGCGTGCTGAGATCGAGCTACCGTCTGGCGGTATCTGGATGCCTGACAGTACGGATGCGGCACTCTGGCAGCAGGTTTGCCAGTTGCGCAGTGAGGGTCAGCGTGTCGTTCAGGCATTGCCTGGACAACCTTTGGCCGCCGCCCGTGATGCGGACTGCGACCGGCAATTGATCCAGCAGAACGGGCTTTGGCAAGTATCGCCACTGGCTTCTTGA
- a CDS encoding adenylosuccinate synthase: MGKNVVVLGTQWGDEGKGKIVDLLTEHAAAVVRYQGGHNAGHTLVIDGEKTVLHLIPSGVLREGVQCLIGNGVVVAPDALLREITKLEEKGVPVRERLRISPSCPLILSFHVALDQAREKARGELKIGTTGRGIGPAYEDKVARRGLRVGDLLNMPRFEDKLRELVDYHNFMLVGYYKEPAIEFEKTLAECKEYAELLKPLMLDVTAELHDLRRAGKDIMFEGAQGSLLDIDHGTYPYVTSSNTTAGGVATGSGVGPMFLDYILGITKAYTTRVGSGPFPTELFDEVGAHLAKQGHEFGATTGRARRCGWFDAVILRRAIDVNSISGICLTKLDVLDGLETINICVGYKDAQGNAVAPTDADSYVGLQPVYEEVPGWTESTVGAKTLEELPANARAYIKRVEELIGAPIDIISTGPDRNETIVLRHPFA; encoded by the coding sequence ATGGGTAAGAATGTCGTAGTCCTGGGCACCCAGTGGGGTGATGAGGGCAAAGGCAAGATCGTTGATCTGCTGACCGAACATGCTGCCGCCGTAGTGCGCTACCAGGGTGGCCACAACGCCGGTCACACTCTGGTGATCGACGGTGAAAAAACCGTCTTGCACCTGATCCCGTCGGGCGTGCTGCGCGAAGGCGTGCAGTGCCTGATCGGCAACGGCGTGGTGGTTGCACCTGACGCCCTGCTGCGCGAGATCACCAAGCTGGAAGAGAAAGGCGTACCGGTGCGCGAGCGCCTGCGTATCAGCCCTTCCTGCCCGCTGATCCTGTCCTTCCACGTGGCGCTGGACCAGGCCCGTGAAAAGGCCCGTGGCGAGCTGAAGATCGGTACGACCGGTCGCGGCATCGGCCCGGCTTACGAAGACAAGGTTGCGCGTCGCGGCCTGCGTGTCGGCGATCTGCTCAACATGCCGCGCTTCGAAGACAAGCTGCGTGAACTGGTGGACTACCACAACTTCATGCTGGTCGGTTACTACAAAGAGCCCGCCATCGAGTTCGAAAAGACCCTGGCCGAGTGCAAGGAATACGCCGAGCTGCTCAAGCCGCTGATGCTGGACGTGACTGCCGAGCTGCACGACCTGCGCCGCGCGGGCAAGGACATCATGTTCGAAGGCGCCCAGGGTTCGTTGCTCGACATCGACCACGGTACCTACCCGTATGTGACCAGCTCCAACACCACCGCTGGTGGCGTGGCGACCGGTTCGGGCGTTGGCCCGATGTTCCTGGACTACATCCTGGGCATCACCAAGGCCTACACCACTCGCGTAGGTTCGGGTCCATTCCCGACCGAGCTGTTCGACGAAGTCGGTGCGCACCTGGCCAAGCAAGGTCACGAATTCGGTGCTACTACCGGCCGTGCCCGTCGTTGCGGCTGGTTCGACGCCGTTATCCTGCGTCGCGCTATCGATGTGAACAGCATCTCGGGCATCTGCCTGACCAAGCTGGACGTACTCGACGGCCTGGAAACCATCAACATCTGCGTTGGCTACAAAGATGCACAAGGCAACGCCGTTGCCCCGACTGACGCTGACAGCTACGTAGGCCTGCAGCCTGTGTACGAAGAAGTGCCGGGCTGGACCGAATCGACCGTGGGCGCCAAAACCCTGGAAGAGCTGCCGGCTAACGCTCGTGCCTACATCAAACGCGTTGAAGAGCTGATCGGCGCGCCGATCGACATTATTTCGACGGGTCCGGACCGCAACGAAACCATCGTTCTGCGTCATCCGTTCGCTTGA
- a CDS encoding methyl-accepting chemotaxis protein, with product MSAVLSLLQSRLLRPVFVTLGIALLVQVLVAVALTRSTVTALEADLGTRLGADSQKLSAELEQAGREVTSSLDNLSSSTRQRLTAGLSSRLKEEQAQLRATLEKDLKDSANDMAQLLASVAPRAMWDSDVPTLSEFARRAQRNPNVLFVVYDDATGQHLTRYLNRENPINKALLEKGQGERALDKVLDAAKSDPSVYYLEASINPNGVEIGKVLMGVSTASVETDLAALDQRFTALIASSDQLVGDSLKGAAADSATAMRARLQSAQSTAAEMKANTTSTVQDAAATLRWRIGMGLALVGAGVLLLLAVVLGHRVVNRLKMLNVAMDDLAAGEGDLTKRVQINSKDEIGDMASAVNRFVDKLQPIVREAGDVAQRTGVEIGAMTLRNAGADAAAGMQRDEVAESLRALSQMADEAQSESHAMQAALKQVVDIRQATDENTRTSAKVGSLIEALAGQVDTGAKVIERLAQQSEQIEVVLTVIHGIAEQTNLLALNAAIEAARAGETGRGFAVVADEVRALASKTQSSTGDIQAHIVALQQGAREAVEAIGQAGRQASEGLLVLRDSARLQQSVQASVEQVHAAIGLATQAAAHQAQGAQAVRGRVETIHAQAEKAAQAVVETTASGKVLDGLAAQLKASLGQFRA from the coding sequence GTGTCAGCCGTTCTCTCACTGTTACAAAGCCGTCTGTTGCGGCCTGTGTTCGTTACCCTTGGTATCGCCCTTTTGGTGCAAGTGCTGGTGGCGGTCGCCCTGACGCGGAGCACCGTCACTGCGCTTGAAGCCGATCTCGGCACTCGCCTGGGCGCCGATAGCCAGAAGCTCTCCGCAGAGCTGGAGCAGGCCGGGCGTGAAGTCACGTCGAGTCTCGACAACCTGTCCTCAAGTACCCGTCAGCGTCTGACCGCCGGTCTTTCCTCGCGTCTGAAGGAAGAGCAGGCGCAGCTGCGCGCGACTCTGGAAAAAGACCTGAAGGATTCGGCCAATGACATGGCTCAGTTGCTGGCCTCGGTGGCGCCTCGCGCCATGTGGGACAGCGACGTACCGACCCTGTCCGAATTCGCCCGCCGGGCCCAGCGCAATCCCAACGTGCTGTTCGTGGTGTATGACGATGCCACCGGCCAGCATCTGACCCGCTACCTCAACCGCGAAAACCCGATCAACAAGGCCCTTTTGGAAAAGGGCCAGGGTGAACGGGCGCTGGACAAGGTGCTGGATGCGGCGAAGAGCGATCCGTCGGTCTACTACCTCGAAGCCTCGATCAACCCTAACGGCGTGGAAATCGGCAAGGTGCTGATGGGGGTCTCGACCGCCTCGGTTGAAACCGATCTGGCGGCGCTCGATCAGCGCTTCACGGCGTTGATTGCCAGCAGCGATCAACTGGTTGGCGACAGCCTCAAGGGCGCCGCTGCCGACAGTGCCACCGCCATGCGTGCGCGCCTGCAATCGGCGCAATCCACGGCTGCCGAAATGAAGGCCAACACCACCAGTACCGTACAGGACGCAGCGGCAACTCTGCGCTGGCGTATCGGCATGGGCCTGGCGCTGGTCGGTGCCGGGGTGCTGTTGCTGCTGGCGGTGGTGCTCGGTCATCGAGTGGTCAATCGCCTGAAAATGCTCAACGTCGCCATGGATGATCTGGCAGCGGGCGAGGGCGATCTGACCAAGCGCGTGCAGATCAACAGCAAGGACGAAATTGGCGACATGGCGTCGGCGGTCAACCGCTTTGTGGACAAGTTGCAGCCGATCGTGCGCGAGGCCGGGGATGTGGCTCAGCGTACCGGTGTGGAAATCGGCGCCATGACCCTGCGCAACGCCGGTGCCGATGCGGCGGCCGGGATGCAACGTGATGAAGTGGCCGAGAGTCTGCGGGCGCTTTCGCAAATGGCCGACGAAGCGCAATCGGAAAGTCATGCGATGCAGGCTGCGTTGAAGCAGGTGGTGGATATTCGCCAGGCCACCGACGAGAACACTCGCACCTCGGCGAAGGTTGGCAGCCTGATCGAGGCGCTGGCGGGGCAGGTCGATACCGGGGCGAAAGTCATCGAACGGCTGGCGCAGCAGAGCGAGCAGATCGAAGTGGTGCTGACGGTGATCCACGGCATCGCCGAGCAGACCAACCTGCTGGCGCTCAATGCCGCCATCGAAGCGGCCCGAGCCGGCGAGACCGGTCGCGGGTTTGCGGTGGTGGCGGATGAAGTCCGCGCGTTGGCGAGCAAGACCCAAAGCTCCACCGGCGACATTCAGGCGCACATCGTGGCCTTGCAGCAGGGTGCCCGTGAAGCGGTCGAGGCGATCGGCCAGGCCGGGCGTCAGGCCAGCGAAGGTTTGCTGGTGCTGCGAGACAGCGCGCGGCTGCAGCAGTCGGTGCAGGCATCGGTCGAGCAGGTGCATGCGGCGATTGGTCTGGCGACTCAGGCTGCGGCGCATCAGGCGCAAGGCGCGCAGGCCGTGCGTGGGCGGGTCGAGACGATTCATGCCCAGGCCGAGAAAGCCGCTCAGGCGGTGGTCGAGACCACGGCCAGCGGCAAGGTGCTGGACGGTCTGGCGGCGCAGCTCAAGGCCAGTCTGGGGCAATTCCGGGCTTGA
- a CDS encoding ABC transporter permease has product MTASLSAPATRGGYVPRRKRPSIWLVLPVLLLVVMSLLPLAYVGLKAWQAGWSEALHLLWRPYVFGLLRNTLALMIGVTVTCGVIGLSLAWLLERSNLPGRRLWGVILCLPFAVPAFVSSFTWVSLSAQFEGLGGAILVMSLSKYPLIFLPVAATLRNLDPSLEESARTLGQNRWGVFFRVTLPLLWPSLLAGSLLIALHMLVEFGALSIIGLQTFTTAIYQQFELEFSNANAAMLSAVLLALCLMLLWLELRVRGKGRHVRTGQGAARRAEQVRLGPWTVAGQLYCLMLAIVGSGIPLGMLAYWLAVGSSAAFPVAAITEALLSSLALSLGGAGLCLVLAVPIGLLVVRYKGQLAIWAERLPYLLHALPGLVIALTLVYFALHYVPALYQTSALLLIAYALLFLPLAQAPIRTALNKAAPQLEEAARTLGASSFMAFCRVTLPIIFPALGAAFALVFLDAMKELTATLLLSPTGLNTLATEVWAHTANVEFAAAAPYAALLIVVSGLPVYLLTTRMYLSR; this is encoded by the coding sequence ATGACCGCATCGTTATCCGCCCCCGCTACACGCGGGGGGTACGTGCCACGGCGCAAACGGCCGTCGATCTGGCTGGTGCTGCCGGTGTTGTTACTGGTGGTCATGAGCCTGTTGCCGCTGGCCTACGTCGGGCTCAAAGCCTGGCAAGCAGGCTGGTCCGAGGCGCTGCACTTGCTCTGGCGCCCGTATGTATTCGGCCTGCTGCGCAATACGCTGGCGCTGATGATTGGCGTGACCGTGACCTGTGGCGTGATCGGCCTGTCGCTGGCGTGGTTGCTGGAACGCAGCAATCTGCCGGGGCGACGGCTGTGGGGTGTGATTCTTTGCCTGCCGTTCGCGGTGCCGGCGTTTGTCAGCAGCTTCACTTGGGTTTCGCTCAGTGCGCAGTTCGAAGGACTTGGCGGGGCAATCCTGGTGATGAGCCTGTCGAAGTACCCGCTGATCTTTCTGCCGGTGGCCGCCACACTGCGCAATCTTGACCCCTCCCTTGAAGAATCGGCACGGACGCTGGGCCAGAATCGCTGGGGCGTGTTTTTCCGCGTCACCCTGCCCCTGCTCTGGCCTTCGCTGCTGGCCGGTTCTTTGCTGATCGCGCTGCACATGCTGGTGGAATTCGGCGCACTGTCGATCATTGGCCTGCAAACCTTCACCACCGCGATCTATCAGCAGTTCGAACTGGAATTCAGCAATGCCAATGCGGCGATGCTGTCAGCGGTATTGCTGGCGCTGTGCTTGATGCTGTTGTGGCTGGAGCTCCGCGTGCGCGGCAAGGGCCGTCATGTGCGCACCGGCCAGGGCGCGGCGCGGCGGGCTGAACAAGTGCGACTCGGGCCGTGGACGGTCGCCGGTCAGTTGTATTGCCTGATGCTGGCGATTGTCGGCAGCGGGATTCCGCTGGGGATGCTGGCTTACTGGCTCGCCGTGGGATCGTCAGCAGCCTTTCCGGTGGCCGCAATCACCGAAGCATTGCTGTCGTCGCTGGCACTATCGCTGGGTGGCGCGGGATTGTGTCTGGTGCTGGCGGTGCCGATCGGGTTGCTGGTGGTGCGCTATAAAGGCCAACTGGCGATCTGGGCCGAGCGCCTGCCCTATCTGCTGCACGCCCTGCCGGGATTGGTGATCGCCCTGACGCTGGTGTATTTCGCCCTGCATTACGTGCCGGCGCTGTACCAGACCTCCGCGCTGTTGCTGATCGCCTACGCGCTGCTGTTTCTGCCGCTCGCTCAGGCGCCGATCCGCACGGCGCTGAACAAGGCCGCACCGCAACTCGAAGAAGCCGCCCGCACTCTGGGTGCATCTTCGTTCATGGCGTTCTGCCGAGTGACCTTGCCGATCATCTTCCCGGCACTGGGCGCGGCGTTTGCGCTGGTGTTTCTGGATGCCATGAAGGAACTGACAGCGACGTTGCTGCTGAGTCCGACGGGGCTCAACACATTGGCGACCGAAGTCTGGGCCCACACCGCGAATGTCGAGTTCGCAGCCGCAGCGCCTTATGCGGCGTTGTTGATTGTGGTGTCCGGATTGCCCGTCTACCTGCTGACGACCCGGATGTATTTGAGTCGATAA
- a CDS encoding iron ABC transporter substrate-binding protein encodes MMFRNTLRRGLTFTLLGLALATPLTQAADAVSLTLYNGQHKEVGDAIAKAFEAKTGIHVNVRKGSSNQLASQIIEEGDRSPADVIYTEESPPLNNLGEQGLLAKADDATLAVLPKEYVAGNGTWIGVTARVRVVAFNPKLIDEKDLPKSVLDFADPQWQGKVGFVPTSGAFQEQAVAIIKKHGRDAAEEWLTGLRAFGKTYSNNMVALKAVENGEVATVLVNNYYWFALQREKGQLDSKLHYFTGGDVGGLITVSSAAVLKSSKHPKEAQQFLAYMASEEGQRVITQTTAEYPLHKGMESDRGLKPFSELEAPDVTPADLGNAEEALDLEREVGLN; translated from the coding sequence ATGATGTTTCGAAATACCCTGCGCCGCGGCTTGACCTTCACCCTGCTCGGCCTGGCACTCGCCACTCCCCTCACCCAGGCTGCCGACGCGGTTTCCCTGACTCTCTACAACGGTCAACACAAGGAAGTCGGCGACGCAATCGCCAAAGCCTTCGAAGCCAAGACCGGCATTCACGTCAACGTGCGCAAGGGCAGCAGCAATCAGCTGGCCAGCCAGATCATCGAAGAAGGCGACCGCTCCCCTGCCGACGTCATCTACACCGAAGAATCCCCGCCGCTGAACAACCTCGGCGAGCAGGGCCTGCTGGCCAAGGCCGACGACGCGACCCTGGCCGTTCTGCCGAAAGAATACGTGGCCGGCAACGGCACCTGGATTGGCGTCACCGCCCGGGTTCGCGTGGTGGCCTTCAACCCGAAACTGATCGACGAAAAGGACCTGCCGAAATCGGTGCTGGATTTCGCCGACCCGCAGTGGCAAGGCAAGGTCGGTTTCGTACCGACCAGCGGCGCGTTCCAGGAACAGGCCGTGGCCATCATCAAGAAGCATGGTCGCGACGCCGCTGAAGAATGGCTGACCGGCCTGCGCGCCTTCGGCAAGACCTACAGCAACAACATGGTCGCCCTCAAGGCTGTGGAAAACGGCGAAGTCGCCACCGTGCTGGTGAACAACTATTACTGGTTCGCCCTGCAACGGGAAAAAGGCCAGCTTGATTCCAAACTGCATTACTTCACCGGCGGTGACGTTGGCGGTCTGATCACCGTTTCCAGCGCAGCGGTGCTGAAATCCAGCAAACATCCAAAAGAAGCCCAGCAATTCCTCGCCTACATGGCCAGCGAAGAAGGCCAGCGCGTGATCACCCAGACCACCGCCGAATACCCGCTGCACAAAGGGATGGAATCGGATCGCGGCCTCAAGCCATTCAGTGAACTGGAAGCACCGGACGTCACGCCGGCCGATCTCGGTAACGCCGAAGAAGCGCTGGATCTGGAACGCGAAGTTGGCCTGAACTGA
- the rnr gene encoding ribonuclease R produces the protein MADWQSLDPEAAREAEKYENPIPSRELILQHLADRGSPAAREQLVEEFGLTTEDQIEALRRRLRAMERDAQLIYTRRGTYAPVDKLDLILGRISGHRDGFGFLVPDDGSDDLFMSPAQMRLVFDGDRALARVSGLDRRGRREGVIVEVVSRAHESIVGRYFEEGGIGFVVADNPKIQQEVLVTPGRNANAQIGQFVEVKITHWPTPRFQPQGDVIEVVGNYMAPGMEIDVALRTYDIPHVWPEAVLKEAGKLKPEVEEKDKEKRVDLRHLPFVTIDGEDARDFDDAVYCEVKPGKLRLFSGGWKLYVAIADVSSYVKIGSALDNEAQVRGNSVYFPERVVPMLPEQLSNGLCSLNPHVDRLAMVCEMTISKSGEMTDYCFYEAVIHSHARLTYNKVSAMLETPKATEGRKLRGEYTDVLPHLKQLYALYKVLLAARHVRGAIDFETQETRIIFGSERKIAEIRPTTRNDAHKLIEECMLAANVATAEFLKKHEIPALYRVHDGPPPERLEKLRAFLGELGLSLHKGKDGPSPKDYQALLASIKDRPDFHLIQTVMLRSLSQAVYSAQNEGHFGLNYEAYTHFTSPIRRYPDLLTHRAIRSVIHSKQDTPHVRRAGAMTIPKARIYPYDEAALEQLGEQCSMSERRADEATRDVVNWLKCEFMKDRVGESFPGVITAVTGFGLFVELTDIYVEGLVHVTALPGDYYHFDPVHHRLAGERTGRSFRLGDTVEVRVMRVDLDERKIDFEMAEKTISAPIGRKKRGAESTAPAAKVVEEKAPAKTASRRPAKEKVAEAYRPSDAVAKNAELRKSREMKKALLADAKNGGKAASGGKTGRSAPEKASGGKPAKPSKHRKGPPKAGSAPAKSGGARKPKAKS, from the coding sequence ATGGCCGATTGGCAGTCCCTCGATCCCGAGGCCGCTCGTGAAGCGGAAAAATATGAAAACCCTATTCCCAGCCGCGAACTGATCCTTCAGCACCTTGCTGATCGGGGTTCGCCTGCTGCCCGCGAGCAACTGGTCGAAGAGTTTGGTCTGACCACAGAAGACCAGATCGAAGCCCTGCGCCGCCGCCTGCGCGCCATGGAGCGCGACGCTCAACTGATCTATACCCGCCGTGGCACGTATGCGCCGGTGGACAAGCTCGATCTGATCCTCGGTCGCATCAGTGGTCACCGCGACGGCTTCGGCTTCCTGGTGCCGGATGACGGTTCCGACGACCTGTTCATGAGCCCGGCGCAAATGCGTCTGGTGTTCGACGGCGACCGTGCACTGGCCCGTGTTTCCGGTCTGGATCGTCGCGGTCGTCGCGAAGGCGTGATCGTTGAGGTGGTGTCCCGTGCCCACGAAAGCATCGTCGGCCGCTACTTCGAAGAAGGCGGTATCGGCTTCGTCGTCGCGGACAATCCGAAAATCCAGCAGGAAGTGCTGGTCACCCCGGGCCGCAACGCCAACGCCCAGATCGGTCAGTTCGTCGAGGTGAAAATCACCCACTGGCCGACTCCGCGCTTCCAGCCGCAAGGCGACGTGATCGAAGTGGTTGGCAACTACATGGCGCCGGGCATGGAAATCGATGTCGCCCTGCGCACCTACGACATTCCGCACGTCTGGCCTGAAGCCGTTCTGAAGGAAGCCGGCAAGCTCAAGCCGGAAGTCGAAGAGAAAGACAAAGAGAAGCGCGTCGATCTGCGCCATCTGCCGTTCGTCACCATTGACGGCGAAGATGCCCGCGACTTCGACGACGCGGTCTACTGCGAAGTCAAGCCAGGCAAGCTGCGCCTGTTCTCCGGTGGCTGGAAGTTGTACGTGGCGATTGCCGACGTTTCCAGCTACGTGAAGATCGGTTCGGCTCTGGACAACGAAGCCCAGGTTCGCGGCAACTCGGTGTACTTCCCCGAGCGCGTGGTGCCGATGCTGCCCGAGCAACTCTCCAACGGCCTGTGCTCGCTGAACCCGCACGTTGATCGTCTGGCCATGGTTTGCGAGATGACCATCTCCAAGTCCGGCGAAATGACCGACTACTGCTTCTATGAGGCGGTGATCCATTCCCACGCCCGTCTGACCTACAACAAGGTCAGCGCGATGCTGGAAACGCCGAAGGCTACCGAAGGGCGCAAGCTGCGCGGTGAATACACCGACGTCTTGCCGCACCTCAAGCAGCTTTACGCGCTGTACAAGGTATTGCTGGCTGCCCGTCACGTGCGTGGCGCGATCGATTTCGAAACGCAGGAAACCCGGATCATCTTCGGTTCCGAGCGCAAGATTGCGGAAATCCGTCCGACTACCCGTAACGACGCGCACAAGCTGATCGAGGAATGCATGCTGGCGGCCAACGTGGCCACCGCCGAATTCCTGAAGAAGCACGAAATCCCTGCGCTGTACCGCGTCCACGACGGCCCGCCACCGGAGCGTCTGGAAAAACTGCGTGCGTTCTTGGGTGAGCTCGGTCTGTCCCTGCACAAAGGCAAGGATGGCCCATCGCCGAAGGACTATCAGGCCCTGTTGGCCAGCATCAAGGACCGTCCGGATTTCCACCTGATCCAGACCGTGATGCTGCGCTCCCTGAGCCAGGCGGTGTACAGCGCCCAGAACGAAGGTCACTTCGGCCTGAATTACGAAGCCTATACCCACTTCACCTCGCCGATCCGTCGTTACCCGGACCTGCTCACGCACCGGGCGATCCGCAGCGTGATCCATTCGAAACAGGACACCCCGCACGTTCGCCGTGCCGGTGCGATGACCATTCCGAAGGCGCGCATCTATCCGTACGACGAAGCAGCGCTGGAACAACTCGGCGAGCAGTGCTCGATGAGCGAGCGCCGTGCCGACGAAGCGACCCGCGACGTGGTGAACTGGCTCAAGTGCGAGTTCATGAAAGACCGTGTGGGCGAATCGTTCCCGGGTGTGATCACTGCCGTGACCGGTTTTGGCCTGTTCGTCGAGCTGACCGATATTTACGTCGAAGGTCTGGTCCACGTTACCGCGCTGCCGGGCGATTACTACCACTTCGACCCTGTGCATCACCGCCTGGCGGGCGAGCGCACCGGTCGCAGCTTCCGTCTTGGCGATACTGTTGAAGTGCGCGTCATGCGTGTCGATCTCGACGAGCGCAAGATCGACTTCGAGATGGCGGAAAAAACCATCAGCGCGCCGATCGGCCGCAAGAAGCGTGGCGCCGAGTCGACCGCTCCAGCGGCCAAGGTTGTGGAAGAGAAGGCTCCGGCAAAAACCGCCAGCCGTCGTCCGGCCAAGGAAAAGGTGGCCGAGGCTTATCGCCCGAGCGATGCCGTGGCGAAAAACGCCGAGCTGCGCAAAAGCCGTGAAATGAAGAAGGCCTTGCTGGCCGACGCCAAAAACGGTGGTAAAGCGGCGTCCGGGGGAAAGACCGGACGGTCGGCGCCTGAAAAGGCCTCCGGCGGCAAGCCAGCCAAACCGAGCAAACACCGTAAAGGCCCGCCAAAAGCGGGTTCCGCTCCAGCCAAAAGTGGCGGGGCGCGTAAACCGAAGGCGAAGTCATGA
- the rlmB gene encoding 23S rRNA (guanosine(2251)-2'-O)-methyltransferase RlmB, producing MSQLEKIYGVHAVEALLRHHPKRVKQIWLAESRNDPRVQTLIELANENRVQIGQAERREMDAWVEGVHQGVVADVSPSQVWGEAMLDELLDRTEGAPLLLVLDGVTDPHNLGACLRSADAAGALAVIVPKDKSATLTPVVRKVACGAAEVIPLVAVTNLARTLEKLQQRGLWVVGTAGEAEVSIYDQDLTGPTILIMGAEGKGMRRLTREHCDYLVHLPMAGSVSSLNVSVATGVCLFEAQRQRGAKAKAPKKA from the coding sequence ATGAGTCAGTTGGAAAAAATCTACGGCGTTCACGCGGTAGAAGCGTTGCTGCGTCACCACCCTAAACGCGTCAAGCAGATCTGGCTGGCCGAAAGCCGCAACGATCCGCGGGTGCAGACGCTGATCGAGCTGGCCAACGAAAACCGGGTTCAGATCGGTCAGGCCGAGCGCCGTGAAATGGACGCCTGGGTCGAAGGCGTGCACCAGGGCGTGGTGGCGGACGTCAGTCCGAGCCAGGTCTGGGGCGAAGCGATGCTCGACGAGCTGCTCGATCGCACCGAAGGCGCGCCGCTGTTGCTGGTGCTCGACGGCGTGACCGATCCGCACAACCTCGGCGCCTGCCTGCGTTCGGCAGATGCTGCCGGTGCGCTGGCGGTCATCGTGCCAAAAGACAAGTCGGCCACCCTGACCCCTGTGGTGCGTAAAGTGGCTTGCGGCGCGGCGGAAGTGATTCCGCTGGTGGCCGTGACCAACCTTGCACGCACCCTGGAAAAGCTACAGCAGCGTGGTCTGTGGGTTGTCGGCACAGCGGGAGAGGCCGAGGTCAGCATTTATGACCAGGACCTGACCGGCCCGACCATCCTGATCATGGGCGCCGAAGGCAAGGGCATGCGTCGCCTGACCCGTGAGCATTGCGATTACCTGGTGCACCTGCCGATGGCCGGTAGCGTCAGCAGTCTCAACGTGTCGGTTGCGACCGGTGTGTGTCTGTTCGAGGCCCAGCGTCAGCGCGGTGCCAAGGCCAAGGCGCCTAAAAAGGCTTAA
- the rpsF gene encoding 30S ribosomal protein S6 — MRHYEIIFLVHPDQSEQVGGMVERYTKLIEEDGGKIHRLEDWGRRQLAYAINNVHKAHYVMLNVECTGKALAELEDNFRYNDAVIRNLVIRRDEAVTGQSEMLKAEENRSERRERRERPEHDGSADGDDSDSDSDNSDNADE, encoded by the coding sequence ATGCGTCATTACGAAATCATCTTTCTGGTCCACCCTGACCAGAGCGAGCAAGTCGGCGGCATGGTTGAGCGTTACACCAAGCTGATCGAAGAAGACGGCGGCAAAATCCACCGTCTGGAAGACTGGGGCCGTCGTCAACTGGCCTACGCAATCAACAATGTTCACAAGGCTCACTACGTGATGCTGAACGTTGAGTGCACCGGCAAGGCCCTGGCCGAGCTGGAAGACAACTTCCGCTACAACGATGCTGTGATCCGTAACCTGGTCATCCGTCGCGACGAAGCCGTTACCGGCCAGTCCGAGATGCTCAAGGCTGAAGAAAACCGCAGTGAGCGCCGTGAGCGTCGCGAACGTCCTGAGCACGATGGCAGCGCCGATGGCGATGACAGCGATAGCGACAGCGACAACAGCGATAACGCTGACGAGTAA